Sequence from the Haloarcula sp. CBA1127 genome:
CATGCCGATAGAGCCCGCCGGCATTTTGAAAAGAAGGTCATAGAGATCTGGTGGAGTTTGCAAGCCAGCATCTCCAGCGCCCTCATCAGAACCTTCTACAGACGTGTCGGCTTCCTTCCTACTATCCGTTTGTTTCTCTTCAGTCTCCGATACACTCTCGGCCGGTGTATCTACTTCAGTCGACGTTATATCGCGATCATCTTCGAGAGGCTCGACTTGCATGAGGTTTCGAGGAGGGAGGCCGACCTCGACGCTTTCGAGGGAGCTGTGAAGCGGTGTGACTGGTTGGATCCGTGCTGACTCCCAGATTCGCAGACGGGGTACGGCAGGGTCAATCTCAGGGTGAGTTTCGTCCGAAAAGCTCCCGCCGGTCTCAATCGTAATGGGGGGGATATTTAGAGTCTCACGGAGTCCCGGCTTGTGCCGAACTACCGGGAGAGGTTCTGAGGTGATGACGTGTGGCTGAATTTCGAAGGGGAAGCGTTGCGGTTTCTGCGCATTATCGATCGCTTCTGCAGTGGTCTTCTTGACCCCGACCGAATAGCTTGGCTCAGGAATTGGGTCTGTTACCCCTTCGCGCTGAATTCCATCCTTTCTCTTCTCGGTACGTTTCGTTCGTTTCGCCGATCTCTTAGTCATCGCTGGGAAGGTTCGAGTCTACCACACCCGGATAATCCATTATAACACTCTCAAACCGAAACTCGCCGTTGCTATCCCGCAAAACATCCAGCTCGGATACCAAGAACCGCTTGATATCCCGTATTCGGCCCTCCTCAATATCGGTGAGTTCCTCAATACGCTCCGTGTTGAGTCGGTAGCCGTTCTGTTGGTCGCCGTACTTCCGCATTACGTTGAAGATTGAACGGATTTCTTCACCATAATTTGGCTCGCTAACGGCCATCTTCAACTTGTGATCGATCCATTCACGCCGGGGATTCGGAATCTCTTCATCAAGGTATTCACCTAGAAGCCGCCGCCTTTCCTCATCATCGAAGAACTCCATAACGTCGTTAATCAAGGAGGACAGGTCGCTACTCGGGCCTCGGTGGTCCGTTGAAACCTCCTCTTCACTAATCTCCAGCCCAAAACCTTCCGTGAGGAACTCTTGCGTTTCCATTCGCTCAAAGAGTTCAGGGTACGCGTACCGCATCTGTCGGCGTTCTTCGGGCAACAAATGAACCATTTGACTCACATAGTTCCGCGTGGGTGAGATTGCTACCATCGCCTCAAACAGGTGTGAAAGGTGCTCTTTGAACTCCTCTTCAGAAACCGGAGTTTGCTCGGGTTCTTCTCGGGATTCGGTCTCACTCATATGCTATATTATCTTCCACTCGCATATAGAACCCCAGAACAAATAAGCACATGTAAGGCCGTCTAACGTCCCATCGATCCGACGCTCACAGGGTCGTCGACTGCTTCACGATCTCACCCTCGTCGACGATTACGACCTCTTTCTCTTCCAGACTTCGTACCGCTTCATCGATCTCCTCGTCCGGGTGGTCGAGCCGGCTCCGGAGTTCGGACAGCGCAATCGACTCGTTGAAGGCCTGCAACACTTCCAGTTCCCGGTACACGCGTTCGGTGATTTCGGAGACCCGCTCGGCCAACGGCGTCGAGATGTTGTGTTGCTCTTCGAGTTGCAGTAATGCCTCGTTCGCGTGGGTGACGAACAGCTCCTGTCCCAGCAAGTCGCTCTGCTGCTCCAACTCGTCCTCGATAACGTCGAAATCGAGGTCGGTCTGTACGAGCGAAACCATGTCCTCTATGTCGTCCGTTCGCCCGGCGACCGACTTGAACAGGAAGATGTCCTCGGCACTGACCAGCGCAACCGACAGTCTCCCGGCGTCGAGATAGGTTTCGCTCCGCCGGCGCATCCCCTCCGAGAGAACGAGCTTGTCGATCACCTGTTGGTTGAAAATGTCGATACGACACCTGTCGTCGTTCTCGAGAATCCGCTGCGCTCCGAGGTCGTCGTACTCCTCTCCGGGCTCTTTGACGATGTCGTATCCGTTGTCCAGCAAGACCGCCTGCAGTACTCGAAGCTCGTCGCCGTCGCTAACGATGAGGTCGATGTCCTTGGTCGTCTCCTTGAGATCACGGAACGACATCGCACCGCCGCCGATCAGAAAGACAGTCAGTTCAGTTTCGAGTTGCCTGCCGACCCGTCGCAGTTCAGACTCGATGTACTCGCTGTCGAACCGCCGCCTCATACTGCCACCCCGTATTCGTCGGCGAGCTCACGGAACTCCTCCCACCGCGGAAGGCGTCCCGACCGACTTTCCCCCTCAGTATCGAGGTATTCGAGGAGGTTCGACACCTGTTCGTCGACCTCGTGCTTTTGCGCGGCTTGGAGTACCTCGTCGCGGTCGATTGCCGTCTCGCTGAGCAAGAGGAGGCAGTAGGACTGCGAGCGCGTTCCGTCATCGATTACGAGCATATGACAACACAGCTCCGCCGGCGATACCTGTTCAACTGTCTCCGAGTACAGGTAGTACCGACGCTGACGAGCCATCAACGGGAGGTCGTACGCTTGGAACAATTCCGGCCCCGTCAGGTGGAACGCATCTTCCTCGATATCGGTGCGGGTCTGGACGAGAAACTCGTCCAGCGATTCCCAGAGAATTGTGAACGACTCCGTGTGGTCTTCGATGCGGTGTCTGTGCCGCAAATGCGCAAACTCACGGGCCACGGTAGATAGCCCCTCGAAGTCGTCGTTGAGCCTGTACTTTCCGTCCGACTTGTATATCATCCCGCGGTTCTCCAGCGGGGACACCGACCGATGTACCGTGCTTCGATGAACGCCGGCTTGTTCCGCGAGTTGGGTGACACTCGCCGGCGACTGCAGGCAGTACAGAATACGTAGCGTTGCGCCGCCGAGCAATTCGGGAAACGGGATGTGGGTGTACTGTTGGACGAAGCTGTCGAATAGTTCTATGGCTCGGGCGTCTGACCGATTGATCTGCTTTTGCTTTCCCTCACGGCTGGTGTGAACCAACCCCTTCGCCTCCATTCGGGTAACGAGTTCGGACACGTAACTACGACTCCGGTTTAGTTCCTCGGCGAGTCCCGAAACTGTCGACTTTCCTTGCAGGGCTTCCAGCGCCCGAAGCTCTGCCTCAGTGTACACTGTGTTGCATATTTACGAAGTGAATATAAATAAATTCGGTGTTTTGCAACACTAGAGCGTCAATCGAGCGACTCGATCAGCACGACAGCGCCATCCGGTAGGTCATCCATCGTCTCCTGAATCCGCCGTAACTGTTCGTCCACGCCCGCAAGCACTTGTTCAGCTTCTTCGATCAATTCACCCACTCGTTCCTCACTCGGTGAGCGGGTCCCCTCTACTGCACCGACGATCTCGTCGGTGATGTCGTGGTCGGGATGCTCAGACTGCAGTTCCTCGGCGAGTTCCGCAAGCCGCTCGTCGATCTTGAATGGGTTCTCCGCCGCATTGAGGAGTTGTTCTACATCGTCGACACTCGGCGGCTGCGACCGGGTGAGCATCTCGTTCACGTCGGCCGTGACTGGGTGATTCGGATGGTCCTCCGCGAGTCGTTCCGATGCTTTCCGAAGCTGCGACCAGAGCGAGGCCTCGCTACCGGAGGCTTCGAGGAGCCGCCGTGCCCGTTCGTACCGTCTGGCCTGCTGGACGACCGTCGGGTCGACGAGGGCTTCCTCCGAGAACGAGTCACCACGCCACGCCGTCTCGAAGAGATCGTAGAGGTCGTCGATGGTGACGCCGTCGAATTCGACGGCGACGCGGTCTGCGGTTTCCTTGCTGCTCCCGTCGTGAGCGTAGAGCCACGTGGCGAGACTGGAAACCATGCTCTCTGGCTCCTCGTCCGTCGGCGGTTCGCCCGTGATGCGTTCGTACTGCGCACGGACGACGGTACGCCTGTGCGTGTCAGCGTCTTCGAGTAGTGTTCGCAGCCGGTCGGCAGCTGGCACTTCGTCTCCGCCGACGACTGCTTGCATCTCCCCCGTAATGTCCGGACCGGGGTAGCGCCGCTTCATCTCTACTGTCCGCTGGCTGAACTGCTCCCAGAGGGACTGGCCGTCTTCGCTCGGCTGGAAGAGCCCGCTGGCCCGAGCGAACCGTTCGGACTGCTGTTCGACCGTCTCGGACGCGAAAGCATCCGTTTCGAGAGATTCGCCCTCGAGTGCGGGCTGGAGCGCTGTTTCGAGTTCGTCCAGCGAAACGCCGTCGCCGAACTCCCTGCTGACGCCTCGAATGACGCGTTTCACCAGCACGCTGTTCTCGTCAACCCACTCGGCTAACACAGAGAGCCACGCGTCGGGGTCGGTCCCGTCCGGCTCCTCGCCGATCAGCGTCTTGACGGTTTCCCGAATCCGCTCTGGATCGATATTGCCTATCGACTCGAAGCGGATCTGTACCTCGGTCAGGTTCGTCTTGTTTCTGACCGCCCGTCCGATCTCCTCCGGTTCGGTAATGTACTCGTCGTCCCGACGGAGTGCGATCTCGTTGGCTGTTGCAAGCGTGATCAGCAGTGCCGAGATCGACTCCTGGGGCGTTCCGCGATACGCGCCGCCACGCTGAACAGTCTGGGTAAGCACGTCCTCAGCCCGAAGGGACTGGGTGTCCGCGTACTCGTCGAGAAATTCCTGACACCAGCCGTCGGCGAGTTCGGCGCGGTCGGTATCTACCCCAAGCGTGACAGCGTCCTCGCTCGTGAGCGGCCAGTCGGCGACACCACGGAAGAACTGTGCCATCCGCTTGGCATCGTCGACTTCCGTGATGCCGTTCGTCAGGACGAACCGCGTTCCGCTGAACACGGACTGGACTTCCGTTTGCACGACCTGATCGAACGCGTCCTCGTATCGCCCTCTCGTCCCGCCCGTCCGGACGTAGACGTCTGCTTCTTCGAGCTTTTCGCGAATCGCCGCTTCGAGTGCCCGCTGTTCGTCGCGGTGATCGGACTCCAGATCCGGATAGGTGTCCGTCTCTTCCGAGAGCACTTCCTGCATACCCATCACGTCCCGCAGGCGATCGATCGTCGATTGCTGTAAACTGACGGCGACGAGGATATGCTCACCACCGTCCCGGCCCTCGTTCGTTGCCTGCCACGCAGCAACCTGATCGCTGACCTCGGCGTCACGGTTCGCGACCAGTCGCACACGAACGGCGTCGAACGCCGGCGTCGGTGCTTGCTCGATCGGATCGAGGACGGAGTAGCCGAACCGGAGCGGGACTTTGCGCTCTCCCTCGAAATCCACCTCGTGTCGACTGCCAGCAGAGAGCAGGCGATCGCTGCCCTCGCGAATGGAATTCTCCAACTTGGCCGACAGCCGGTGCGATGGAATCTGTTGTGCGCGGGTCTTCGCCCGCGTCAGGATATCCTCCTGTTCCTCGGAGACCAGCAGGTACTCCTCGTCGCCACGGTCGTTTGTCTCCGTCAGCACCTTCCGATCCTTGAGGAGAGCAGACAGTGCCGATTCGACGTCGTCTCGGACGGACTCGAACGACTCGTTAGTCGACGTGACCATCAGTCGGGCGAGGTTTGCCGGTGTCGATGGCACCGAGGACCGAACCTGATTCAGCAGGTACAGCGCCTTCGCTACCCGAACTGAGAACGCGTTCTCGTCGCCGCCGGCCGATGGGACGAGTTTGTTCTCGACCATCTCCTGTACCCAGAGCGGGACGTACGTCGTCTCCTCGACCAGCAGGTCGTACAGTTCGTCCCATGTGACGAGGGCACCGACCTGCTTGTCTCCCCACTCGAACCGCGTGAACAGCGATCGGACGAGGATGAGCAACGCCCGACCCTGCACGTACTCTTCTTCAGTCACGCGTCCACGCGGCATCAGTTGCTGAATCACCGTCCGGAGCAACCCGAGATCGTACTCCCGGAACGGGTACGATTCGATTGCGTCCGGATCGGCCCCGGCGATATCTGTGTATGCGTCGAGTGTCAGGTCGGGCAGCTCCCGGAGCGCGGTCTCGACGGCCTGTCCGCCCTCGACATCCTTTTGCAGCCACCGTTT
This genomic interval carries:
- a CDS encoding DUF6036 family nucleotidyltransferase — translated: MRRRFDSEYIESELRRVGRQLETELTVFLIGGGAMSFRDLKETTKDIDLIVSDGDELRVLQAVLLDNGYDIVKEPGEEYDDLGAQRILENDDRCRIDIFNQQVIDKLVLSEGMRRRSETYLDAGRLSVALVSAEDIFLFKSVAGRTDDIEDMVSLVQTDLDFDVIEDELEQQSDLLGQELFVTHANEALLQLEEQHNISTPLAERVSEITERVYRELEVLQAFNESIALSELRSRLDHPDEEIDEAVRSLEEKEVVIVDEGEIVKQSTTL
- a CDS encoding MarR family transcriptional regulator: MYTEAELRALEALQGKSTVSGLAEELNRSRSYVSELVTRMEAKGLVHTSREGKQKQINRSDARAIELFDSFVQQYTHIPFPELLGGATLRILYCLQSPASVTQLAEQAGVHRSTVHRSVSPLENRGMIYKSDGKYRLNDDFEGLSTVAREFAHLRHRHRIEDHTESFTILWESLDEFLVQTRTDIEEDAFHLTGPELFQAYDLPLMARQRRYYLYSETVEQVSPAELCCHMLVIDDGTRSQSYCLLLLSETAIDRDEVLQAAQKHEVDEQVSNLLEYLDTEGESRSGRLPRWEEFRELADEYGVAV